One window from the genome of Deinococcus sp. NW-56 encodes:
- a CDS encoding GNAT family N-acetyltransferase yields the protein MTYIPAPLDTVHVKLRQATPADFSTITDLLTRCDLHTSSVTPEGSTYWIADLNGVPGGCIGLEHGEGASLIRSTAVLPEARSQGLGRALVASALTYASLRGDRTVYLFSQEAGDYWRRFGFVPVSADEIAAALPDTPQVQSGLLRGWIEREQAWKRVLGGGGGA from the coding sequence ACCTACATCCCCGCGCCCCTCGACACGGTGCACGTCAAGCTGCGGCAGGCCACGCCCGCCGACTTCTCCACCATCACCGACCTGCTCACCCGCTGTGACCTGCATACCTCCAGCGTGACGCCGGAGGGCAGCACCTACTGGATCGCCGACCTCAACGGGGTGCCGGGCGGCTGCATCGGCCTGGAGCACGGCGAGGGCGCGTCCCTGATCCGCTCCACCGCCGTCCTCCCGGAAGCCCGCTCGCAGGGGCTGGGGCGGGCACTCGTGGCGTCGGCGCTGACCTATGCCAGCCTGCGGGGGGACCGGACGGTGTACCTGTTCTCGCAGGAGGCGGGGGACTACTGGCGGCGCTTCGGCTTCGTGCCGGTGTCCGCCGACGAGATTGCCGCCGCGCTGCCGGACACGCCGCAGGTGCAAAGCGGCCTGCTTAGGGGCTGGATCGAGCGCGAGCAGGCCTGGAAGCGCGTGCTGGGCGGGGGAGGGGGGGCGTGA
- a CDS encoding GNAT family N-acetyltransferase, with product MTEQSVQIRLAQPQDKDTVCRIFHDAGLDTEEALAPGTTYWVMERGGQPIGAIGLEHGEGASLLRGAAILPSAQGQGLGRRLVMSAVEYARARGDRAIYLFSKGGDWHSFGFTQVPLAVVMGDVPDTPQVRAYRARSERPGGTTWMRALDVGVGQA from the coding sequence ATGACCGAGCAGAGCGTTCAGATTCGTCTCGCGCAGCCCCAGGACAAGGACACCGTCTGCCGCATCTTTCACGATGCCGGACTGGATACCGAGGAAGCCCTCGCGCCCGGCACCACCTACTGGGTGATGGAACGCGGCGGCCAACCCATCGGGGCCATCGGCCTGGAGCATGGCGAGGGAGCCTCCCTGCTGCGCGGCGCAGCCATCCTGCCTTCGGCGCAGGGGCAGGGGCTGGGGCGGCGGCTGGTGATGAGCGCCGTGGAGTACGCCAGGGCGCGGGGCGACCGGGCCATCTACCTGTTCAGCAAGGGCGGCGACTGGCACAGCTTCGGCTTCACCCAGGTGCCCCTCGCGGTCGTGATGGGCGACGTGCCCGACACCCCGCAGGTCCGTGCCTACCGCGCCCGCAGCGAGCGCCCCGGTGGCACGACCTGGATGCGGGCGCTGGACGTGGGGGTCGGGCAGGCGTAG
- a CDS encoding N-acetyltransferase, translating to MTFLSLDSIAVPDIHPQAPLVTRKARLGDIEAIHELIGYWAARGQMLVRSRLLLAETIRDFHLVLAEPHEGKPGGLAGVCGLHLLAPDLAEVRGLAIHPHMQGRGLGKQLVEACEREAREIDLPALFAWTYQQAFFEKCGFVRIDKTHLHPKVWSECQRCAFFENCNEIAMLRALA from the coding sequence ATGACCTTCCTCAGCCTCGACTCCATCGCCGTTCCCGACATTCACCCGCAGGCGCCGCTGGTCACCCGCAAGGCGCGGCTGGGCGACATTGAGGCTATTCACGAACTGATCGGCTACTGGGCCGCGCGGGGGCAGATGCTCGTGCGCTCCCGGTTGCTGCTCGCCGAGACCATCCGCGACTTTCACCTCGTGTTGGCCGAACCGCACGAGGGAAAGCCGGGCGGTCTGGCGGGCGTGTGCGGCCTGCACCTCCTCGCGCCGGACCTCGCGGAGGTGCGCGGCCTCGCCATCCACCCCCACATGCAGGGGCGGGGGCTGGGCAAGCAGCTCGTCGAAGCCTGTGAGCGCGAGGCCCGCGAGATTGACCTTCCGGCCCTCTTTGCGTGGACCTACCAGCAGGCCTTTTTCGAGAAGTGCGGCTTCGTGCGGATCGACAAGACCCACCTGCACCCCAAGGTGTGGTCGGAGTGCCAGCGGTGCGCCTTCTTTGAGAACTGCAACGAGATCGCGATGCTGCGGGCGCTGGCGTGA
- the carA gene encoding glutamine-hydrolyzing carbamoyl-phosphate synthase small subunit codes for MIRKERAILALEDGTVYRGYAFGHRGETVGEVVFNTSMTGYQEIMTDPSYNGQIVTITYPHVGNYGVAIYDMESNKPYVRGFISREFSGEYSNHRAQQSLEAFMQQYGVVSIQGIDTRALVRRLRSGGVVKGVIAHRSYTHPEDPYGEFTPAEEQVYVQRARDHQDIDGHDMTKEVTTALPYAFPTLRHGKRVVLMDFGIKHTIIERLAEVGIEPIVVPAHTTPAQIMALQPHGLFLSNGPGDPAPLEYAHKTAWELMGLLPTFGICLGHQILGLAAGGRTFKMKFGHRGGNQPVKNLLTGNVEITSQNHGYAVDIESIPDGAFVATHVNLNDGTLEGMAHSRYPVFSVQYHPEASPGPHDSRYLFDRFIEEIDAFDGADGSPVVKAVAGRLGV; via the coding sequence ATGATTCGCAAGGAACGCGCGATTCTGGCGCTGGAAGACGGCACGGTGTACCGGGGCTACGCCTTCGGGCACCGGGGCGAGACGGTGGGCGAGGTCGTGTTCAACACCTCTATGACCGGATACCAGGAGATCATGACCGATCCCTCGTACAACGGGCAGATCGTGACCATCACCTACCCCCACGTCGGCAACTACGGCGTGGCGATCTACGACATGGAGAGCAACAAGCCCTACGTGCGGGGCTTCATTTCCCGCGAGTTTTCCGGCGAATATTCCAACCACCGGGCGCAGCAGTCGCTCGAAGCGTTCATGCAGCAGTACGGCGTCGTGTCCATCCAGGGGATCGACACGCGGGCGCTGGTTAGGCGGCTGCGGTCGGGCGGCGTGGTCAAGGGCGTGATCGCCCACCGCTCGTACACCCACCCCGAGGACCCCTACGGCGAGTTCACCCCCGCCGAGGAGCAGGTCTACGTGCAAAGGGCGCGGGACCATCAGGACATCGACGGGCACGACATGACCAAGGAAGTCACGACCGCCCTGCCCTACGCCTTTCCTACCCTGCGCCACGGCAAGCGCGTCGTGCTGATGGATTTCGGAATTAAGCACACCATCATCGAGCGGCTGGCCGAGGTCGGGATCGAGCCCATCGTGGTGCCCGCGCACACCACCCCCGCGCAGATCATGGCGCTGCAACCGCACGGCCTGTTCCTCTCCAACGGCCCCGGCGACCCCGCGCCGCTGGAGTACGCGCACAAGACGGCCTGGGAGCTGATGGGCCTGCTGCCCACCTTCGGCATCTGCCTGGGGCACCAGATTCTGGGCCTCGCGGCGGGCGGCCGGACCTTCAAGATGAAGTTTGGGCACCGGGGCGGCAACCAGCCCGTCAAGAACCTGCTCACCGGCAACGTGGAGATCACCTCCCAGAACCACGGCTACGCGGTGGACATCGAGTCCATTCCCGACGGGGCCTTTGTCGCCACGCACGTCAACCTGAACGACGGCACGCTGGAGGGCATGGCGCACAGCCGCTATCCCGTCTTCTCGGTGCAGTACCACCCCGAAGCCTCGCCGGGGCCGCACGACAGCCGCTACCTTTTCGACCGCTTTATCGAGGAGATCGACGCCTTCGACGGGGCGGACGGCTCCCCCGTAGTCAAGGCGGTGGCGGGGCGGCTGGGAGTGTAG
- a CDS encoding uracil-DNA glycosylase, which translates to MLRPPTGPPVQVVWFKKDLRVQDHAPLAQAAARGPVLPLYLYEPEQLGHEEFAGHHLTYLNDCLAELDRRLRALGAGLVVRHGEAVAVLEELSELVPIGGLWAHEETGNMVSFQRDRRVRAWARERGVPFVELPQTGVVRRLRDRDGWADTWEERMSAPVVPVPAALRGTGLPPGGLCTHAELGVPAEGKVIPPGGESVARATLESFLTVRGVNYMREMSSPLTAEESCSRLSAPLAFGTVSLREVVQATRQRLAAVKGNPDADERWVRSLRSYESRLHWHCHFIQRLESEPEMEFRNLNRAFDGLRPDVGDPGWNADFYDRWAHGQTGYPLVDACVRMLRATGWLNFRMRAMLVSFASQHLWLHWRPTGLFLARQWLDNEPGIHWSQMQMQSSTVGINRVRIYSPTRQAREQDPDGTFIRRWVPELGDVPGDFLHAPWEWSGATRLNYPPPVVDEGKAGAAARARIYAARESATFEAEARRVYHRHGSRKKAVLRAERVARGLPAKPVRPPKSTPRRKPPMTDQPDLFGTTPEAPKPLIPAGLPESWREALTDEFAAPYFHALKDFLVEERRQHNVFPPAPDVFNALRYTPLEDVKVFILGQDPYHGPGQAHGLAFSVRPGVRPPPSLANIYKELQADVGFQPPRHGYLRHWAEQGVLMLNAVLTVRQGEPNSHAGKGWESFTDAVIRHVNAKESRVVFVLWGAYARKKAKLVTNPQHVIIESAHPSPLSVTKFMGTRPFSRVNAALEESGQTPIDWQLPMQAEE; encoded by the coding sequence ATGCTCCGTCCGCCCACTGGCCCGCCCGTTCAAGTCGTGTGGTTCAAGAAGGACCTACGTGTGCAGGACCACGCGCCGCTCGCCCAGGCGGCCGCGCGGGGACCGGTGCTGCCCCTCTACCTCTACGAGCCAGAGCAGCTCGGGCACGAGGAGTTCGCCGGGCACCACCTGACCTACCTCAACGATTGCCTCGCGGAGCTGGACCGGCGGCTGCGGGCGCTGGGCGCGGGGCTGGTGGTCCGGCACGGCGAGGCGGTCGCCGTGCTGGAGGAACTCTCCGAACTCGTCCCCATCGGCGGTCTGTGGGCGCATGAGGAAACGGGCAATATGGTCAGTTTTCAGCGCGACCGACGGGTGCGGGCCTGGGCGCGGGAGCGGGGGGTGCCGTTCGTGGAACTGCCACAGACGGGCGTGGTGCGCCGCCTGCGCGACCGCGATGGTTGGGCGGACACCTGGGAGGAACGCATGTCTGCCCCGGTCGTGCCCGTGCCCGCCGCGCTGCGGGGCACCGGCCTCCCGCCCGGCGGCCTCTGCACCCACGCGGAGCTGGGCGTTCCCGCGGAGGGCAAGGTCATTCCCCCTGGCGGCGAGAGCGTCGCCCGCGCCACGCTGGAGAGCTTCCTGACCGTGCGCGGCGTGAACTACATGCGCGAGATGAGCAGTCCACTGACGGCGGAGGAGAGCTGCTCGCGCCTCTCGGCTCCCCTCGCTTTTGGCACCGTTTCGCTGCGGGAGGTAGTGCAGGCCACCCGGCAGCGGTTGGCGGCGGTCAAGGGCAATCCAGACGCCGACGAACGCTGGGTGCGCTCCCTACGTTCCTACGAGAGCCGCCTGCACTGGCATTGCCACTTCATCCAGCGGCTGGAATCCGAGCCGGAGATGGAGTTCCGCAACCTCAACCGTGCCTTCGACGGCCTGCGCCCGGATGTGGGCGACCCCGGCTGGAACGCGGACTTTTACGACCGCTGGGCACACGGGCAGACGGGATATCCCCTGGTGGACGCCTGCGTGCGGATGCTGCGGGCCACGGGCTGGCTCAACTTCCGCATGCGGGCGATGCTCGTCTCCTTCGCCTCGCAGCACCTGTGGCTGCACTGGCGGCCGACCGGCCTGTTTCTCGCGCGGCAGTGGCTGGACAACGAGCCTGGCATCCACTGGTCGCAGATGCAGATGCAGAGCAGCACCGTGGGTATCAACCGCGTCCGCATCTATTCCCCCACCCGGCAGGCCCGCGAGCAGGACCCGGACGGCACGTTCATCCGCCGCTGGGTGCCCGAACTGGGGGACGTGCCCGGCGACTTCCTGCACGCGCCCTGGGAGTGGAGCGGGGCGACCCGGCTGAACTATCCACCGCCCGTCGTGGATGAAGGAAAGGCGGGGGCCGCCGCGCGGGCCAGAATCTATGCTGCGCGGGAGAGTGCGACCTTTGAGGCCGAGGCCCGGCGCGTCTATCACAGGCATGGCAGCCGCAAGAAGGCGGTGCTGCGGGCCGAGCGCGTGGCGCGGGGTCTGCCTGCCAAACCCGTTCGGCCGCCCAAGTCCACCCCCCGGAGGAAGCCCCCCATGACCGACCAGCCTGACCTCTTCGGCACGACGCCCGAAGCCCCCAAGCCCCTGATTCCGGCGGGATTGCCTGAGTCGTGGCGCGAGGCCCTGACGGACGAGTTCGCCGCGCCCTACTTCCACGCGCTCAAGGACTTTCTGGTGGAGGAACGCCGTCAGCACAACGTCTTCCCGCCCGCGCCCGACGTGTTCAACGCGCTGCGCTATACGCCGCTGGAGGACGTGAAGGTGTTCATCCTGGGCCAGGACCCCTACCACGGCCCCGGTCAGGCACACGGGCTGGCCTTTTCCGTCCGGCCCGGCGTGCGCCCGCCCCCCAGCCTGGCGAACATCTACAAGGAGTTGCAGGCCGACGTGGGTTTCCAGCCGCCGCGCCACGGCTACCTGCGCCACTGGGCCGAGCAGGGCGTGCTGATGCTCAACGCCGTGCTCACCGTGCGGCAGGGCGAACCCAACAGCCACGCGGGGAAGGGCTGGGAGAGTTTCACCGACGCGGTGATTCGCCACGTCAACGCGAAGGAGTCACGGGTGGTCTTCGTGCTGTGGGGCGCCTATGCCCGCAAGAAGGCGAAGCTGGTCACCAATCCCCAGCACGTCATCATCGAGTCCGCCCACCCCAGCCCCCTCAGCGTGACGAAGTTCATGGGGACGCGGCCCTTCTCGCGGGTGAACGCCGCGCTGGAGGAGTCCGGGCAGACGCCGATTGACTGGCAACTGCCCATGCAGGCCGAAGAATGA
- a CDS encoding DNA topoisomerase IB gives MTSRTTTLQDEYLRREGEKPTEFRYFWPDGEEYTDAEGLARIASLAVPPAYTDVYVSPDPDAELQAFGRDAAGRLQYRYHPDFMQAGALKKWQRLARFAEALPTLRTVTAADLRLAGLPRRKVLAVMTRVLHVAHFRVGSDTYARAHKTHGLSTLRQRHVRVEGSAVQFRFKGKHSILQEKTVRDRTLATNMERLLALPGPWLFQSVEEDVRSRVRAHDLNAYLRDVIGPFTAKDFRTWGGTLVAAEFLAEAGAPESERQARKTLVECVKYVAADLGNTPAVTRGSYICPVIFDRYQEGKVLDDYEPRAGRTEADLEGLTRAEAALKRMLESEKTLRVRRSRRKVDKVEEAA, from the coding sequence ATGACGAGTCGCACCACCACCCTGCAAGACGAGTACCTCCGCCGGGAGGGGGAGAAGCCCACCGAGTTCCGCTACTTCTGGCCGGACGGGGAGGAGTACACCGACGCCGAGGGGCTCGCCCGCATCGCGTCCCTCGCGGTGCCGCCCGCCTACACGGACGTGTACGTCTCGCCTGACCCGGACGCCGAGTTGCAGGCCTTCGGACGCGATGCGGCGGGGCGGCTCCAGTACCGCTACCACCCCGACTTCATGCAGGCGGGGGCGCTGAAGAAGTGGCAACGGCTGGCGCGGTTTGCCGAGGCCCTGCCGACCCTCCGCACCGTCACCGCCGCCGACCTGCGCCTCGCGGGGCTGCCCCGGCGCAAGGTGCTCGCCGTGATGACGCGAGTGCTGCACGTCGCGCACTTCCGGGTGGGGAGCGATACCTACGCCCGCGCCCACAAGACCCACGGCCTCTCCACCCTGCGCCAGCGGCACGTCAGGGTCGAGGGCAGCGCCGTGCAGTTCCGGTTCAAGGGCAAACACTCCATCCTTCAGGAAAAGACGGTGCGCGACCGCACCCTGGCGACCAACATGGAGCGCCTGCTCGCGCTGCCCGGCCCCTGGCTGTTCCAGAGCGTGGAGGAGGACGTGCGCTCCCGCGTCCGTGCCCACGACCTCAACGCCTACCTGCGCGACGTGATCGGCCCCTTCACCGCCAAGGACTTCCGGACCTGGGGCGGCACGCTGGTGGCCGCTGAGTTCCTGGCGGAAGCCGGAGCGCCCGAATCCGAGCGGCAGGCCCGCAAGACGCTGGTGGAGTGCGTGAAGTACGTCGCTGCTGACCTCGGGAACACGCCCGCCGTCACGCGCGGCAGCTACATCTGCCCGGTGATCTTCGACCGCTACCAGGAGGGCAAGGTGCTCGACGACTACGAACCCCGCGCGGGCCGCACCGAGGCTGACCTGGAGGGCCTGACTCGCGCCGAGGCCGCGCTCAAGCGGATGCTGGAAAGCGAGAAGACGCTGCGGGTGCGCCGCTCCCGCCGCAAGGTGGACAAGGTGGAAGAGGCCGCGTGA
- a CDS encoding VOC family protein: protein MVFVVDDIDGEYARLQAEGVPVVTPIETEPWGERYFQVSDPNGVIVQLVQWVAPPEGAENV, encoded by the coding sequence GTGGTGTTCGTGGTGGACGACATTGACGGCGAGTACGCCCGACTACAGGCCGAGGGCGTGCCCGTGGTCACCCCCATCGAGACCGAGCCGTGGGGCGAGCGGTACTTTCAGGTTTCGGACCCCAACGGCGTGATCGTGCAACTGGTGCAGTGGGTTGCGCCGCCAGAAGGTGCGGAGAACGTCTAA
- a CDS encoding alpha-hydroxy acid oxidase: MTTPNLPDAETPELGGTVNLADLEALGRSRLDRNALEYYASGANDELTLRENRTAFARLKLRPRMLVDVSNVDTRTEVLGLPLRSPVGIAPSAFHGLAHPDAEVATARAAASAGSVMTLSTLSNTPIEEVAAAAGGRFWFQLYLYTDRALSAEIVRRAEAAGARALVLTVDAPFLGRREANERHRFALPPHLRVPNAGSRERLAQMESESGSQLVNYFQGLIDKTFTWADLAWLRGQTSLPIVLKGILTAEDARLTAEHGCHVWVSNHGGRQLDTAVSSIEALPEIADEVGGAVEVYLDGGVTRGTDVVKALALGARAVFLGRPALWGLAAGGEAGVRRTLDLLHDEVRLAMALCGKQNVGQVGRDLVRV; this comes from the coding sequence ATGACCACCCCCAACCTGCCGGACGCGGAAACGCCCGAACTCGGCGGCACCGTCAACCTCGCGGACCTGGAAGCGCTGGGCCGATCACGCCTCGACCGCAACGCGCTGGAGTACTACGCGAGCGGCGCGAATGATGAGCTGACCCTGCGCGAGAACCGCACCGCCTTCGCCCGGCTGAAACTCAGGCCCCGCATGTTGGTGGACGTGTCGAACGTGGACACCCGGACTGAAGTGCTGGGGCTGCCCCTGCGCTCGCCGGTCGGCATCGCCCCCAGTGCCTTCCACGGCCTCGCGCACCCGGACGCGGAGGTCGCCACCGCGCGGGCAGCGGCCTCGGCTGGGAGCGTGATGACGCTCTCCACGCTGAGCAACACCCCGATTGAGGAGGTCGCGGCAGCGGCAGGCGGACGGTTCTGGTTCCAGCTCTACCTCTATACTGATCGCGCCCTGAGCGCCGAGATCGTGCGCCGGGCGGAGGCGGCGGGAGCGCGGGCGCTCGTGCTGACCGTGGACGCCCCCTTCCTGGGCCGCCGGGAGGCGAACGAGCGTCACCGCTTCGCCCTGCCGCCCCACCTGCGGGTGCCCAACGCGGGGAGCCGGGAACGGCTGGCGCAGATGGAATCGGAGAGCGGCTCGCAGCTCGTGAACTACTTTCAGGGCCTAATTGACAAGACCTTTACCTGGGCCGACCTCGCTTGGCTGCGCGGGCAGACCTCGCTGCCCATCGTCCTCAAGGGCATCCTGACCGCCGAGGACGCCCGCCTCACTGCCGAGCATGGCTGCCACGTCTGGGTGAGCAACCACGGGGGGCGGCAATTGGATACGGCGGTCTCCTCCATAGAAGCCCTGCCCGAAATCGCGGACGAGGTGGGCGGTGCAGTCGAGGTCTACCTTGACGGCGGCGTGACGCGCGGCACCGACGTGGTGAAGGCGCTCGCGCTGGGGGCCAGGGCAGTCTTTCTGGGTCGTCCTGCCTTGTGGGGCCTCGCGGCAGGTGGGGAGGCGGGCGTGCGCCGAACGCTGGACCTCCTCCACGACGAGGTGCGGCTGGCGATGGCGCTGTGCGGCAAGCAGAACGTCGGCCAGGTGGGGCGGGACCTGGTGCGGGTGTAG
- a CDS encoding DUF427 domain-containing protein: protein MPRPQPIPPGPGQESVWDYPRPPRLERTARTVELWLGGEKIAETTGAFRVLETSHPPTYYLPREAFRPGVLTPAPGGSVCEWKGEASYWTLSAGGKVAEGAGWSYERPTPAFREIAGYVAVYAGRMDECRVDGVRVTPQPGSFYGGWITPDVVGPFKGEPGTWGW from the coding sequence ATGCCGCGCCCACAGCCCATTCCCCCCGGTCCCGGCCAGGAAAGCGTCTGGGACTACCCGCGCCCGCCCCGGCTGGAGCGCACCGCCCGGACAGTGGAACTCTGGCTGGGCGGCGAGAAGATCGCCGAGACGACCGGCGCCTTCCGCGTCCTCGAAACCAGCCACCCACCCACCTACTACCTGCCCCGCGAAGCCTTCCGGCCCGGCGTGCTGACCCCCGCCCCCGGCGGCAGCGTCTGCGAGTGGAAGGGTGAAGCGTCGTACTGGACGCTCTCAGCCGGTGGCAAGGTGGCCGAGGGCGCGGGCTGGAGCTATGAGCGGCCCACCCCTGCTTTCCGGGAGATCGCCGGATACGTCGCCGTCTACGCGGGCCGCATGGACGAGTGCCGGGTGGACGGGGTGCGCGTGACCCCGCAGCCGGGCAGTTTCTACGGGGGCTGGATCACGCCCGACGTGGTGGGACCGTTCAAGGGCGAGCCGGGGACGTGGGGCTGGTAG
- a CDS encoding nucleotidyltransferase family protein, translating into MLHPDTLPLVRAFAQADVTCWLIGGQAVEVLCGGNVRAHDDIDFLVREADGARAVAVLEGLGFTHAHGSLAAGDVFYRRGEVLVDLVPIRDDVDPPRTVGELASIVWPAGIFTTHVVEWEGVRVPTLTPAGHRAMKGVVAAFYGVELREKDRADLAALATLGA; encoded by the coding sequence GTGCTGCACCCCGACACCCTCCCCCTCGTCCGGGCGTTCGCGCAGGCGGACGTCACCTGCTGGCTGATCGGCGGTCAGGCGGTGGAAGTGCTGTGCGGCGGGAATGTCCGCGCCCACGACGACATTGACTTCCTGGTGCGGGAGGCCGACGGGGCGCGGGCCGTCGCCGTGCTGGAGGGCCTCGGCTTTACCCACGCGCACGGCTCGCTCGCCGCCGGGGACGTGTTCTACCGCCGGGGAGAGGTGCTGGTGGACCTCGTGCCCATCCGGGACGACGTGGACCCGCCGCGCACCGTGGGCGAACTCGCCTCCATCGTGTGGCCCGCCGGAATCTTCACGACCCACGTGGTGGAGTGGGAGGGGGTCCGCGTGCCCACGCTCACCCCCGCCGGGCACCGCGCGATGAAAGGCGTCGTGGCGGCTTTCTACGGGGTGGAATTAAGAGAGAAGGACCGGGCCGACCTCGCCGCACTTGCTACCCTCGGCGCATGA
- the pth gene encoding aminoacyl-tRNA hydrolase, producing MKLVVGLGNPGSQYERTRHNVGWLVVDEVGRRWGAVWRKEKDAHVAEVRVGPAPGAKVLLVKPQTFMNASGKAVAPLVGFYKLEPGAVLAVQDDLDSPFGLLKLRPGGRHGGQNGVRDLIRVLGTEQFPRLKIGISRPPAGWDPADWVLSKWREEEAATLAELVRLGADAVEVWAGSGLAEAQGRFNSTDLRPKPEPTPAPERPAEPSTSGAASDPGVS from the coding sequence TTGAAGCTCGTCGTGGGGCTGGGCAATCCGGGCAGTCAGTACGAGCGGACCCGCCACAACGTCGGCTGGCTCGTCGTGGACGAGGTGGGGCGGCGTTGGGGAGCCGTGTGGCGCAAGGAGAAGGACGCGCACGTCGCAGAGGTCCGGGTGGGTCCGGCCCCCGGCGCGAAGGTGCTGCTGGTCAAGCCGCAGACCTTCATGAACGCGTCGGGCAAGGCGGTGGCGCCCCTCGTCGGCTTCTACAAGCTGGAGCCGGGCGCGGTGCTGGCCGTGCAGGACGACTTGGACAGCCCTTTCGGGTTGCTGAAATTGCGGCCCGGCGGGCGGCACGGCGGCCAGAACGGGGTGCGTGACCTGATCCGGGTGCTGGGGACCGAACAGTTTCCCCGCCTCAAGATCGGCATTTCCCGCCCCCCGGCGGGCTGGGACCCGGCGGACTGGGTGCTGAGCAAGTGGCGGGAGGAGGAGGCCGCAACGCTGGCCGAACTCGTCCGGCTGGGGGCCGACGCGGTGGAGGTCTGGGCGGGGTCCGGGCTGGCCGAGGCGCAGGGCCGTTTCAACAGCACCGACCTGCGGCCCAAGCCGGAACCGACGCCCGCACCCGAGCGTCCCGCCGAGCCGAGCACCTCCGGCGCGGCCTCCGACCCCGGCGTATCCTGA
- a CDS encoding M42 family metallopeptidase — protein MTTTELRLDVLRHLSDLNGVPGQEDAVRDFVLSDLDGLVDEVRVDALGNVIALKRGREDAEGKRERVMLSAHMDEIGFLVRYIDEKGFLRVQALGGFDTRNLFARNVTVHTRGGALPGLLTPGGRPVHIATPEDRKKVPEVKEFFVDLGLGADDVKGRVRIGDMVTLDQTARQVGAMTVGKAMDDRASVFLQLEVLRAFREERPRHDVVAVFSVQEEVGLRGAIVAAYGVEPTLGIGLDVTLAVDTPGVGPDEAVTRLGEGIGIKVFDSTMISTRWLVDEFVDLAEKEGIPYQMEVLALGGTDGAAIQRTRAGVPALTLSLPTRYIHTIVEAVHETDLRAGVDLLVAYLR, from the coding sequence GTGACCACAACTGAATTAAGGCTGGATGTCCTGCGCCACCTCTCCGACCTGAACGGCGTCCCCGGTCAGGAAGACGCCGTGCGCGACTTCGTGCTCTCCGACCTCGACGGGCTGGTGGACGAGGTGCGGGTGGACGCGCTGGGCAACGTGATTGCCCTGAAGCGCGGGCGCGAGGACGCCGAGGGGAAGCGCGAGCGCGTGATGCTCAGCGCCCACATGGACGAGATCGGCTTTCTGGTGCGGTACATCGACGAGAAGGGCTTCTTGCGGGTGCAGGCGCTGGGCGGCTTCGACACCCGCAACCTGTTCGCCCGCAACGTCACGGTGCACACGCGCGGCGGGGCGCTTCCCGGCCTGCTGACCCCCGGCGGTCGCCCCGTCCACATTGCCACCCCGGAAGACCGCAAGAAGGTGCCTGAGGTCAAGGAGTTCTTCGTGGACCTGGGCCTGGGTGCAGACGACGTGAAGGGCCGCGTGCGCATCGGGGACATGGTGACCTTGGACCAGACCGCCCGGCAGGTTGGGGCCATGACGGTGGGCAAGGCGATGGACGACCGCGCCAGTGTGTTCCTGCAACTGGAGGTGCTGCGGGCCTTCCGGGAGGAGCGCCCCCGGCACGACGTGGTCGCCGTCTTCAGCGTGCAGGAGGAGGTCGGCCTGCGCGGGGCCATCGTCGCGGCGTATGGGGTCGAGCCCACCCTGGGCATCGGCCTCGACGTGACGCTGGCGGTGGATACCCCCGGCGTCGGCCCCGACGAGGCGGTCACCCGGCTGGGCGAGGGCATCGGCATCAAGGTCTTTGACTCCACCATGATCTCGACCCGCTGGCTGGTGGACGAGTTCGTGGACCTTGCCGAGAAGGAAGGCATCCCGTACCAGATGGAAGTCCTGGCCCTGGGCGGCACGGACGGCGCGGCCATCCAGCGCACGCGGGCGGGGGTGCCCGCCCTGACCCTCAGCCTGCCCACCCGCTACATCCACACCATCGTGGAGGCTGTCCACGAAACGGACCTGCGGGCCGGGGTGGACCTCCTCGTCGCGTACCTGCGCTGA
- a CDS encoding DUF4126 domain-containing protein, with the protein MELLSGLLSSLGLSGAAGLNASIPLLLVGLLARFGVLDLAAPFDLLANPWVLLGIGVLGLLDFIGDKIPGVDHALHLVGGVVNAAAGAILFAAQTGVAEVPPALSLALGFIVAGGVHATRAAVRPVATATTGGLANPALSAAEDGASLGLSVLAIFAPVLAVLGLAGVLVFAARLWQRVRGRRATSS; encoded by the coding sequence ATGGAACTCCTCTCCGGTCTGCTGTCCTCGCTGGGCCTGTCGGGGGCGGCGGGGCTGAACGCCTCCATCCCGCTGCTGCTCGTGGGCCTGCTCGCGCGGTTCGGGGTCCTCGACCTCGCCGCGCCCTTTGACCTGCTGGCGAATCCCTGGGTGCTCCTGGGCATCGGAGTGCTGGGGCTGCTGGATTTCATCGGGGACAAGATTCCCGGCGTGGACCACGCGCTGCACCTCGTCGGCGGGGTGGTGAACGCGGCGGCGGGCGCGATTCTCTTCGCCGCGCAGACGGGCGTGGCGGAGGTGCCCCCGGCCCTCAGCCTCGCGCTGGGCTTCATCGTGGCCGGTGGGGTCCACGCGACCCGCGCCGCCGTGCGCCCGGTCGCCACCGCCACGACCGGGGGCCTCGCCAACCCGGCCCTCAGCGCCGCCGAGGACGGGGCCAGCCTGGGCCTGAGCGTGCTGGCGATTTTCGCGCCGGTGCTCGCGGTGCTGGGGCTGGCGGGCGTGCTGGTCTTTGCCGCGCGGCTGTGGCAGCGGGTGCGGGGGCGCCGGGCCACTTCCTCCTGA